From the Saccharobesus litoralis genome, one window contains:
- a CDS encoding response regulator codes for MHPLAIKLSTKQWIACIAVFICTLPALLNTLGVDFASYSHSLPNDQSQITTDRIFYSIAGALHHTLLEWTAVTIACMTAIASLIHYKENRDVTVPILGMAILSAGFVDAFHTLAATRIIEAKAPNTDFIPFTWALSRIFNACIIITGTVISLYILKRQSRTNLNNHGWLSLFLISALFFIVAYSAVTLAANNENLPQTMFKDALITRPYDVLPLVLFIIGGGLFVLWYRTEPSNIKFALMLSIVPEVVTQLHMAFGSSALFDNHFNIAHGLKALAYLSIFIGILFDLMQKQKEQAYELAQARKYIDGITNAVPFLLSYIDKNETYQFVNVNYPQWFKTQDGKFVGKSVRNCIGEANYQSLQPQIQQVLSGQATHFQTNVTDKNAQQRIAHFSYIPDKDPSGEINGFFVSIEDITQQKTLQLELEHALIQAQESTRFKSEFLASMSHEIRTPMNGILGMLSLILQTDLQPEQTRFATLAQNSAQSLLTIINDILDFSKIEAGKLELEQSDFNLVIVIGEFTDTIAERVQAKGIELVLDIQEIRHPIVKGDQGRLRQILNNLVGNAIKFTEQGEIVIRAEVIKETAQSFIFKCCVSDTGIGIDSQKQSSIFSSFTQVDASTTRKYGGTGLGLSIVKQLCQLMGGDISVTSQVGQGSQFTFSIPLEKSANSKIQSPNTDFNLVSILVVDDHDTSRGAIAKQLEAWGAKVTQANSAQACLDIVAHEQGFQVAFINLQMPNIDGAELGKLLKQNPNLDDLKLVLMTPILNQGDTSHYAAMGFDAHFSKPATPSDLFDALSIVLNSNLKASVNISFNTTLNSSNNSELDTPPDCITTQYTWPQNLRLLLVEDNFVNQSVVQAMLQNLELDCDTVENGVEAIKAIEHNSYTLILMDCQMPEMDGYEATQAIRLGKAGDANKNVIIIALTANAMKGDKEKCLNAGMNDYLTKPLNAKDLQDKLTLWANKLDHA; via the coding sequence ATGCACCCTCTTGCTATTAAGTTATCTACTAAACAATGGATAGCTTGCATCGCTGTATTCATCTGCACACTACCAGCTTTACTTAATACTCTCGGGGTCGACTTTGCTTCCTATTCACATTCGTTACCTAACGATCAATCTCAGATCACCACAGATCGTATTTTTTATTCAATAGCCGGCGCTTTACATCATACATTATTGGAGTGGACAGCGGTCACTATAGCCTGTATGACTGCAATAGCGTCTTTAATCCATTATAAAGAAAATCGCGATGTCACTGTGCCCATTTTAGGCATGGCAATTTTAAGCGCAGGATTTGTCGATGCATTTCATACATTAGCCGCGACACGGATCATTGAAGCTAAAGCACCAAACACAGATTTTATTCCTTTCACTTGGGCTTTATCTCGTATCTTTAATGCCTGTATTATCATTACCGGCACGGTTATCAGCTTATACATACTCAAGCGCCAATCTCGAACGAATCTCAATAACCATGGTTGGCTGTCATTATTCTTGATTAGTGCTCTGTTTTTCATTGTTGCTTATAGCGCAGTCACGTTAGCGGCTAACAATGAAAACTTGCCGCAAACCATGTTTAAAGATGCGCTGATTACCCGCCCTTATGATGTTCTGCCCCTAGTGCTATTTATTATTGGTGGTGGTTTATTCGTACTATGGTATCGAACAGAGCCATCCAATATTAAGTTTGCCCTTATGCTCAGTATCGTGCCTGAAGTGGTTACTCAACTGCACATGGCATTTGGCAGTTCTGCGTTATTCGACAACCACTTTAATATTGCACATGGGCTTAAAGCACTCGCCTACCTTTCTATTTTTATTGGTATTTTGTTTGATTTAATGCAAAAGCAAAAAGAGCAAGCCTACGAGTTAGCGCAAGCGCGTAAGTACATAGATGGCATCACAAATGCGGTTCCATTTTTACTCTCGTACATAGATAAAAATGAAACGTATCAATTTGTTAATGTTAATTACCCCCAGTGGTTTAAGACACAAGACGGCAAATTTGTCGGTAAATCTGTGCGTAATTGTATAGGAGAAGCGAACTATCAAAGCCTGCAACCTCAAATACAACAAGTCTTAAGCGGTCAGGCTACGCATTTTCAAACCAATGTTACTGACAAAAATGCTCAACAAAGGATCGCTCATTTTAGTTACATACCAGATAAAGATCCTAGTGGGGAAATCAATGGATTTTTTGTTTCAATAGAAGATATTACTCAACAGAAAACCTTACAATTAGAGCTAGAACATGCATTGATTCAAGCTCAAGAGTCGACTCGGTTCAAATCTGAGTTTTTAGCCAGTATGAGCCATGAAATACGTACACCAATGAATGGCATACTTGGCATGCTAAGCTTAATTCTACAAACTGACTTACAGCCAGAACAAACTCGCTTTGCGACCCTGGCACAAAATAGTGCTCAGTCTCTGCTGACGATCATTAACGATATTCTCGATTTTTCTAAAATAGAAGCGGGTAAATTAGAGCTAGAGCAAAGCGATTTTAACTTAGTGATCGTCATAGGAGAATTTACCGATACGATAGCGGAACGAGTGCAAGCAAAAGGCATCGAATTAGTATTAGATATACAAGAGATCCGTCACCCCATAGTAAAAGGCGATCAAGGGCGACTGCGCCAAATATTAAATAACTTAGTGGGCAACGCCATCAAATTTACCGAGCAAGGTGAAATTGTCATCCGCGCAGAAGTCATTAAGGAAACAGCGCAAAGCTTTATTTTCAAATGCTGTGTGTCTGATACGGGTATCGGTATAGATAGCCAAAAACAATCCAGTATATTTTCTTCATTTACACAAGTTGACGCTTCAACCACGCGCAAATATGGCGGAACAGGGTTAGGCTTATCAATTGTAAAACAGCTATGTCAATTAATGGGCGGCGATATTTCGGTAACAAGCCAAGTAGGCCAAGGCAGTCAATTTACCTTCAGCATACCATTAGAAAAAAGCGCCAACTCTAAAATTCAAAGCCCGAATACTGACTTTAACCTTGTTTCCATTTTAGTGGTAGACGATCACGATACCAGTCGAGGCGCTATAGCTAAACAACTCGAAGCGTGGGGAGCAAAAGTAACACAGGCTAATAGCGCCCAAGCCTGTTTAGATATTGTTGCCCACGAACAAGGGTTTCAAGTCGCCTTTATCAATTTGCAGATGCCCAATATCGACGGCGCTGAACTCGGTAAGTTACTAAAACAAAACCCTAATTTAGATGATTTAAAATTGGTGCTCATGACCCCAATACTAAATCAAGGAGATACTAGCCATTATGCTGCAATGGGATTTGATGCTCACTTTTCTAAACCCGCTACACCATCTGATTTATTCGATGCCTTATCTATCGTATTAAATTCAAACTTGAAAGCGTCCGTTAACATCTCCTTCAACACCACACTAAACTCCTCTAATAATAGTGAATTAGACACACCACCAGACTGCATTACAACACAGTACACTTGGCCGCAAAATTTACGTTTACTGTTAGTAGAAGATAACTTCGTTAACCAATCTGTGGTGCAAGCCATGCTGCAAAACTTAGAACTAGATTGTGATACTGTGGAAAATGGCGTCGAGGCAATCAAGGCAATTGAGCATAACAGCTACACATTGATACTTATGGATTGCCAAATGCCAGAAATGGACGGCTACGAAGCAACACAAGCCATTAGATTAGGAAAAGCTGGTGACGCCAATAAAAATGTCATCATCATTGCACTAACAGCCAATGCTATGAAAGGCGATAAAGAAAAGTGCCTAAATGCCGGTATGAATGACTATTTAACCAAACCGCTTAACGCGAAAGATTTACAAGACAAGCTAACGCTTTGGGCCAATAAGCTCGATCACGCCTGA
- a CDS encoding bifunctional aconitate hydratase 2/2-methylisocitrate dehydratase: MSLYQEYMAEIETRKTELGLNPKPIDSAELLSEIIAQIKDTANEYRQDSLKFFIYNTLPGTTSAAGVKAAFLKDIILGKEVVAEISVEFAFELLSHMKGGPSIEVLLDLVIDGTDADIAKQAAEVLKTQVFLYEADTDRLKAAFEKGCPICKDILESFAQAEFFTKLPEVQEKIEVVTYIAGVGDISTDLLSPGHQSHSRADRELHGQCMITPEAQQEIVALQKKHPNAKVMLIAEKGTMGVGSSRMSGVNNVALWAGKQASPYVPFINIAPVVAGTNGIAPIFLTTVDVTGGIGLDLKNWVKKTDEAGNVVTDANGDPVLEEAYSVETGTVLTIDTKAKKLYKGDEELVDVAAAFTPQKLEFMKAGGSYAVVFGKKLQTFAAETLGVEAPVVYAPSKEISHEGQGLTAVEKIFNNNAVGVASDTPLHAGSNVRVKVNIVGSQDTTGPMTAQELEAMAASTISPSVDGAYQSGCHTASVWDAKAQANIPKLMAFMNKFGLITARDPKGVYHSMTDVIHKVLNDITVDDRAIIIGGDSHTRMSKGVAFGADSGTVATALATGEAAMPIPDSVKVTFKGKMADHMDFRDIVHATQAQMLKQFGGENVFQGRVIEVHIGTLLADQAFTFTDWTAEMKAKASVCISNDATLIESIELAKSRIQIMIDKGMDNEAGMLAGLIKLADERIAGIKSGEQPALAPDDNAKYYAEVVVDLDAITEPMIADPDVNNEDISKRYTHDVIRPVSYYDGRPVDLGFVGSCMVHKGDMQIIAQMFRNLEKQNGSIEFKAPLVVAPPTYNIVDELKAEGDWEILEKYSGFVFDDENPKGAARKTYENILYLERPGCNLCMGNQEKAEPGDTVLATSTRLFQGRVVADSAEKKGESLLGSTPLVVLSTVLGRFPTTEEYKAAVEGIDLTKFEPPKEAMTTKFGQAIPAQRV, encoded by the coding sequence AGAATATATGGCTGAAATCGAGACCCGTAAAACGGAACTTGGTTTAAACCCTAAGCCGATTGATAGCGCTGAATTGCTATCTGAAATTATTGCCCAAATTAAAGATACAGCTAACGAGTATCGTCAAGACTCGTTGAAATTCTTTATTTACAATACGCTTCCAGGTACAACAAGTGCTGCGGGCGTTAAAGCTGCTTTCTTAAAAGACATCATTTTAGGTAAAGAAGTAGTTGCTGAAATTTCAGTTGAGTTTGCATTTGAATTGCTTTCTCACATGAAAGGTGGTCCTTCAATCGAAGTATTACTTGATTTAGTTATCGACGGCACAGACGCAGACATCGCTAAGCAAGCTGCTGAAGTTTTAAAAACTCAAGTCTTCTTATACGAAGCAGACACTGACAGATTAAAAGCAGCTTTCGAAAAAGGTTGCCCAATCTGTAAAGACATCTTAGAAAGCTTCGCTCAAGCTGAATTCTTCACTAAGCTGCCAGAAGTTCAAGAAAAAATTGAAGTTGTTACATACATCGCAGGTGTAGGTGATATCTCAACTGACTTATTATCACCTGGTCACCAGTCACACTCTCGTGCAGACCGTGAATTACATGGCCAATGTATGATCACACCTGAAGCGCAACAAGAAATCGTTGCCTTACAGAAGAAGCACCCTAACGCGAAAGTTATGCTTATCGCTGAAAAAGGCACTATGGGTGTTGGTTCATCACGTATGTCTGGTGTTAACAACGTTGCATTATGGGCGGGTAAACAAGCTTCTCCATATGTTCCATTCATCAACATCGCTCCTGTTGTTGCCGGTACTAACGGTATCGCGCCAATCTTCTTAACTACCGTTGATGTAACTGGTGGTATTGGTCTTGACCTTAAAAACTGGGTTAAGAAAACCGACGAAGCGGGTAATGTTGTTACTGATGCTAACGGCGACCCAGTATTAGAAGAAGCATACTCAGTTGAGACGGGTACTGTTTTAACTATCGATACTAAAGCTAAGAAGTTATACAAAGGCGACGAAGAGTTAGTTGACGTTGCTGCTGCATTTACTCCACAAAAGCTTGAGTTCATGAAAGCAGGTGGTTCTTACGCGGTTGTATTCGGTAAGAAATTACAAACATTTGCTGCTGAAACTTTGGGTGTTGAAGCACCAGTGGTTTACGCACCATCTAAAGAAATTTCACACGAAGGTCAAGGTTTAACCGCAGTTGAGAAAATCTTCAACAATAACGCTGTAGGTGTTGCTTCAGACACGCCTTTACACGCAGGTTCTAACGTTCGTGTAAAAGTTAACATCGTTGGTTCACAGGACACGACTGGTCCTATGACTGCCCAAGAGTTAGAAGCTATGGCGGCTTCTACTATTTCTCCTTCGGTTGACGGTGCATACCAATCAGGTTGTCACACTGCGTCAGTATGGGATGCTAAAGCACAAGCTAACATTCCTAAGTTAATGGCATTCATGAATAAGTTCGGTCTTATCACTGCTCGTGACCCGAAAGGTGTTTACCACTCAATGACTGACGTTATTCACAAAGTATTGAATGACATCACAGTTGATGACCGCGCTATCATTATCGGTGGTGACTCACATACGCGTATGTCTAAAGGTGTCGCATTCGGTGCTGACTCTGGTACGGTTGCAACTGCACTTGCAACTGGTGAAGCTGCTATGCCAATCCCTGATTCAGTTAAAGTTACCTTTAAAGGTAAAATGGCTGATCACATGGACTTCCGTGATATCGTACATGCAACTCAAGCTCAAATGCTTAAGCAGTTTGGCGGTGAGAACGTATTCCAAGGTCGCGTAATTGAAGTTCACATTGGTACTTTATTAGCAGACCAAGCGTTCACGTTCACTGACTGGACAGCTGAAATGAAAGCTAAAGCGTCTGTTTGTATTTCAAACGATGCTACATTAATCGAGTCTATCGAGTTGGCTAAGAGCCGTATCCAAATCATGATCGACAAGGGTATGGATAACGAAGCAGGCATGTTAGCCGGCTTAATTAAGTTAGCTGACGAGCGTATTGCTGGTATCAAGTCTGGTGAGCAACCAGCATTGGCACCAGATGACAACGCTAAGTACTACGCAGAAGTTGTGGTTGACTTAGACGCTATCACTGAGCCAATGATTGCTGACCCTGATGTAAACAACGAAGATATTTCTAAGCGTTACACGCACGATGTTATTCGCCCTGTTTCATACTACGATGGTCGTCCAGTAGATTTAGGTTTCGTTGGTTCTTGTATGGTTCACAAAGGTGACATGCAAATCATCGCGCAAATGTTCCGTAACTTAGAAAAGCAAAACGGTTCTATCGAATTCAAAGCACCATTAGTTGTTGCGCCACCAACATACAACATTGTTGATGAGTTAAAAGCTGAAGGTGACTGGGAGATTTTAGAGAAGTACTCAGGTTTCGTATTTGACGACGAAAACCCGAAAGGTGCTGCGCGTAAGACTTACGAAAACATCTTATACTTAGAACGCCCAGGCTGTAACTTATGTATGGGTAACCAAGAAAAAGCGGAACCAGGTGACACTGTATTAGCGACTTCAACTCGTCTTTTCCAAGGTCGTGTTGTAGCTGACTCTGCAGAGAAGAAAGGTGAATCTTTACTTGGTTCAACGCCATTAGTTGTTCTTTCTACCGTATTAGGTCGTTTCCCAACGACTGAAGAATACAAAGCTGCAGTAGAAGGCATCGACTTAACTAAGTTCGAGCCACCTAAAGAAGCGATGACAACTAAGTTTGGTCAAGCTATTCCAGCTCAGCGTGTATAA